Proteins found in one Nocardia brasiliensis ATCC 700358 genomic segment:
- a CDS encoding ESX secretion-associated protein EspG — protein sequence MNRTWTLTDLELFAVWERATTTWLPWPLVCTTRARTRSELDYEMRQAVNHVAATYPEFMGEVLETLRSPEISIAVNGYDGRDEDKVETLVRVLAVRRADTGYIVTQKPGETYWHSGGYTIVECDAVRLADKVVAALPEVSAGREADYLLPVEDRAEELDYSFASSVVRDSFSDPVQRRSEKFLAAPIEYRGTVDVRQGRSRFGPRGVTRHQLQWRDIEDDGRYVITEESPPVAVAADSKRFVQMINSRVAEVVRVIKDERA from the coding sequence ATGAACCGCACCTGGACACTCACCGATCTCGAACTCTTCGCCGTCTGGGAACGGGCGACGACGACGTGGTTGCCATGGCCATTGGTCTGCACGACACGGGCGCGTACTCGTAGTGAACTCGACTACGAAATGCGGCAGGCCGTGAATCATGTCGCGGCTACGTACCCGGAGTTCATGGGCGAGGTATTAGAGACGTTGCGCTCGCCGGAGATCTCGATCGCGGTCAATGGATATGATGGTCGCGACGAAGACAAAGTGGAAACGCTGGTGCGGGTATTGGCCGTTCGCCGTGCTGATACGGGTTACATCGTGACTCAGAAACCCGGGGAAACATACTGGCACAGTGGCGGATACACGATCGTCGAATGTGATGCGGTGCGATTGGCGGACAAGGTGGTGGCGGCACTTCCTGAAGTGTCCGCGGGCCGCGAAGCGGATTACCTCCTTCCCGTGGAAGATCGCGCGGAGGAGCTGGACTATTCGTTTGCCAGTTCTGTTGTGCGAGACTCGTTTTCGGATCCTGTGCAGCGGCGGTCCGAGAAGTTCTTGGCCGCGCCGATCGAGTATCGAGGCACCGTTGATGTCCGGCAGGGGCGTTCGCGATTCGGCCCCCGTGGTGTTACCCGCCACCAACTCCAGTGGCGTGACATCGAGGATGACGGTCGTTATGTGATCACCGAGGAATCCCCGCCCGTGGCGGTGGCGGCTGACAGTAAGCGGTTCGTGCAGATGATCAACAGCAGGGTCGCCGAGGTGGTTCGGGTCATCAAAGACGAACGAGCATAA
- a CDS encoding YbaB/EbfC family nucleoid-associated protein: MVDTMDELIARVQQQMYRLRDLNDATAAILVTETSPDGAVTASVDGNGALVGLELSGAIAKLTPADFEKTLVDTAQAAAYRAFAERAGLVTAYNEESTR, translated from the coding sequence ATGGTCGACACAATGGACGAGCTGATCGCTCGGGTGCAGCAGCAGATGTACCGGCTGCGCGATCTCAACGACGCGACCGCCGCGATCCTGGTCACCGAAACCTCGCCCGACGGCGCGGTCACGGCATCGGTGGACGGCAACGGCGCGCTGGTCGGGCTGGAACTGTCCGGTGCGATCGCCAAACTCACGCCCGCGGATTTCGAGAAGACACTGGTCGACACCGCGCAGGCGGCGGCCTATCGGGCTTTCGCCGAGCGGGCCGGGCTGGTTACCGCTTACAACGAGGAAAGCACGAGGTGA
- a CDS encoding type VII secretion target has product MNHIEVVPDAVRAYGSASAAMAAGVATAGAVDQAATIATVVPVFGLIGQEFLASFAFAQANHLSSVAELAAVHAGTALTAHQAASTYEVTDSASGAAIGSVNSKS; this is encoded by the coding sequence ATGAATCACATTGAAGTTGTTCCGGATGCGGTTCGGGCCTACGGTTCCGCCTCGGCCGCGATGGCGGCCGGCGTCGCGACGGCGGGTGCGGTCGACCAAGCCGCCACCATCGCGACCGTGGTGCCGGTGTTCGGCCTGATCGGTCAGGAGTTCCTCGCCTCGTTCGCGTTCGCGCAGGCGAACCATTTGTCCTCGGTGGCCGAACTCGCCGCGGTGCACGCGGGTACGGCGCTCACCGCGCATCAGGCCGCGAGCACGTACGAGGTCACCGACAGCGCGTCCGGTGCGGCCATCGGATCGGTCAACTCGAAGTCATGA
- a CDS encoding PE domain-containing protein — translation MSGEDAFASVQFDAVAAGKASNGLDVLADRLTADLQAAEEALRIQPAGADEVSGRAAQTGNEVATSYLASAQASVHEMRKLAATLRMHTNEFAQIETDSVADFDAAGGRAV, via the coding sequence ATGAGTGGTGAAGACGCGTTCGCGAGCGTTCAATTCGACGCTGTCGCGGCGGGGAAGGCATCGAACGGACTCGATGTGCTGGCCGATCGGCTGACCGCGGATCTGCAGGCGGCGGAGGAGGCCTTGCGGATTCAGCCCGCAGGCGCCGACGAAGTCTCCGGCCGGGCGGCGCAGACCGGGAACGAGGTCGCCACCTCGTACCTGGCGAGCGCCCAGGCCAGCGTGCACGAGATGCGCAAGCTGGCGGCCACGTTGCGGATGCACACGAACGAGTTCGCGCAGATCGAAACCGACAGCGTCGCGGACTTCGACGCCGCGGGCGGCCGGGCCGTCTGA
- a CDS encoding PPE domain-containing protein, whose translation MIEPPKPGFTGVVWEARPPERLAQDLTMGPGSLPMAEAAAEWARLATVFGAAVLEYEQVLASLRGAWQSGRSNEVMEKVTTLRQWLVDAAATASSNAARLQAQVTAYEVARLAMPNTAEIEQIKQVQQAVESVGAMLGAPIRAVAADTDADADVAKAVASRVMRSYESAAEPLATPWQHQEPPKIAPEQALVAEQSAAAAAAAAPKAMPGFPGVRVGSIGIPALPPRALSAYRAPVFSQSTTAAEPVARSTQVGTTAATGQSAPIAPGAMGAAGGAQDSARFPRASLAGEADQIGLEGEIQAAPAVLGGTEAVAKAPTETRTETGGAP comes from the coding sequence ATGATCGAACCACCGAAGCCAGGGTTCACCGGCGTGGTGTGGGAAGCGCGGCCGCCGGAGCGGCTCGCGCAAGACCTCACCATGGGGCCGGGTTCCTTGCCGATGGCCGAGGCAGCCGCCGAATGGGCGCGGCTTGCCACGGTTTTCGGCGCGGCGGTGCTCGAATACGAGCAGGTTCTTGCATCGCTGCGCGGTGCCTGGCAGTCCGGGCGCAGCAACGAGGTCATGGAGAAGGTGACCACGCTGCGCCAATGGCTGGTCGACGCGGCGGCGACGGCGAGCTCGAATGCCGCGCGGCTGCAGGCGCAGGTCACCGCGTACGAGGTGGCCAGGCTGGCCATGCCGAACACCGCGGAGATCGAGCAGATCAAGCAGGTGCAACAGGCGGTGGAGAGCGTCGGCGCCATGCTCGGCGCTCCGATCCGGGCCGTCGCCGCGGATACCGACGCGGACGCGGATGTGGCGAAAGCCGTTGCGTCGCGGGTGATGCGCAGCTACGAATCGGCGGCCGAGCCGCTGGCGACGCCGTGGCAGCATCAGGAACCGCCGAAGATCGCGCCCGAGCAGGCGTTGGTCGCGGAGCAGTCCGCGGCCGCCGCCGCGGCCGCGGCACCGAAGGCGATGCCGGGTTTCCCCGGCGTGCGGGTGGGTTCGATCGGCATTCCCGCGTTGCCGCCGCGTGCGCTGTCCGCCTATCGCGCGCCGGTGTTCTCGCAATCGACCACCGCCGCCGAGCCGGTGGCGCGCAGCACACAGGTGGGCACGACGGCCGCCACCGGACAGTCCGCGCCGATCGCGCCCGGCGCGATGGGCGCCGCGGGCGGAGCCCAGGATTCGGCTCGGTTCCCGCGCGCCAGCCTGGCGGGCGAGGCCGATCAGATCGGGTTGGAGGGCGAAATCCAGGCCGCTCCAGCCGTACTCGGCGGCACCGAGGCAGTGGCTAAGGCGCCCACCGAGACTCGGACCGAAACCGGCGGTGCGCCGTGA
- a CDS encoding ESX secretion-associated protein EspG produces MTVLTNDALLAVADRAGVQTLPLALAVGPQQDSFEEWQRAQESAVASLIDGGLIDAHGEVDPELADVLFTLAHPEQELAARIYTGNGSRRVCVVRRAHMHAVAVRSGDDFDVRPVWTDGSAADLVRPVLAAMDACPPAEIPNFSVPAAELAERLDSATNSSELTDALYALGATDRDATTLGLTFGATHAYAEIVACAHEDGVTTRAPGAVAVYDTARGRIVAAPMVSPDQQVWSTVTPGTDHRVAQAVATLIEGLPGGRWLPQ; encoded by the coding sequence GTGACCGTGCTGACCAACGACGCGTTGCTCGCGGTCGCGGACCGAGCCGGGGTGCAGACCCTGCCACTGGCGCTGGCCGTAGGGCCGCAACAGGATTCGTTCGAGGAGTGGCAGCGCGCGCAGGAGTCGGCGGTGGCCTCGCTGATCGACGGCGGCCTGATCGACGCGCACGGCGAGGTGGACCCGGAGCTGGCCGACGTGCTGTTCACCCTGGCCCACCCGGAGCAGGAGCTGGCGGCCCGCATCTACACCGGAAACGGTTCGCGCCGAGTCTGTGTGGTGCGCCGCGCGCACATGCATGCCGTCGCGGTGCGCTCGGGCGACGATTTCGACGTGCGCCCGGTGTGGACCGACGGCTCGGCCGCCGATCTGGTGCGGCCGGTGCTCGCGGCCATGGACGCGTGCCCGCCCGCCGAGATTCCCAATTTCAGCGTCCCCGCCGCGGAGCTGGCCGAACGACTCGATTCGGCCACGAACTCCAGCGAGCTGACCGACGCTCTCTATGCCTTGGGTGCCACCGATCGCGACGCCACCACTTTGGGGCTGACCTTCGGTGCGACGCACGCTTACGCCGAGATCGTGGCGTGCGCCCATGAGGATGGTGTGACCACCAGAGCGCCCGGCGCCGTCGCCGTGTACGACACCGCTCGCGGGCGGATCGTCGCGGCGCCGATGGTTTCTCCGGATCAGCAGGTCTGGTCCACGGTCACACCGGGTACCGATCATCGGGTTGCGCAAGCAGTCGCCACGTTGATCGAGGGGTTACCCGGGGGGAGGTGGCTGCCTCAGTAG
- a CDS encoding WXG100 family type VII secretion target, with the protein MSLTSLGGSGKAVGVEAGGVDKVVGDLETAINNLRTSVKEIDQAAQDVLKGWKGDASDKFVTVARDWHDEAEDLNKRLDQFSQAVDGGKKTLQAMDQA; encoded by the coding sequence ATGTCTCTCACCTCTCTCGGTGGCTCGGGCAAGGCTGTTGGTGTCGAGGCCGGTGGCGTCGACAAGGTCGTCGGTGACCTGGAGACCGCGATCAACAACCTGCGGACTTCGGTCAAGGAAATCGATCAGGCCGCACAGGACGTGCTGAAGGGCTGGAAGGGCGATGCGTCCGACAAGTTCGTTACGGTCGCCCGTGACTGGCACGACGAAGCCGAGGACCTGAACAAGCGGCTCGACCAGTTCTCGCAGGCCGTCGACGGCGGCAAGAAGACCCTGCAGGCCATGGACCAGGCCTGA
- a CDS encoding WXG100 family type VII secretion target, translated as MTILYDPAAMNELYSDLQNHGGKMKGEIDSLNDAAKAFHDNLTGENASQGFDAAHKNLTTGLEDTLQKLDALGAQVENALQRALEADGKVGDGFAAF; from the coding sequence ATGACCATCCTTTACGATCCCGCAGCCATGAACGAGCTGTACAGCGACCTGCAGAACCACGGCGGCAAGATGAAGGGCGAGATCGACTCGCTCAACGACGCCGCCAAGGCGTTCCACGACAACCTGACCGGTGAGAACGCGTCGCAGGGCTTCGACGCGGCGCACAAGAACCTCACCACGGGTCTGGAGGACACCCTGCAGAAGCTGGATGCCCTCGGTGCTCAGGTCGAGAACGCGCTGCAGCGCGCGCTCGAGGCCGACGGCAAGGTCGGCGACGGTTTCGCCGCGTTCTGA
- the eccE gene encoding type VII secretion protein EccE, protein MTTSVNETRPDGATEQEDGAAAEPGRTSTYDTLRDPEFWLFRVYPLRVVVPMVVLAATAAWVVLATSENLWAALGTGVGIALIGLVPIRGRTLAGMIGGALARRRSGLRPADQLTQAPAFDVPFSEGGGYGVRWDGELLLTMLRIDPPPDTMTLLRRGSLSTDQLLPLTEIARCLDQFDLTLASVDIVSTGARTAGTGIISHLYDRILGPLPAIAHRTLWLVLRLDPLANAEAVDKRGGGGTGALRTAMIATRRVANRLAAHDIATSVLTATEMNSAVRELTHGFEVDQLTESPRSLEYQGRYLTQYQIGADMIAPSGLADIWTVQSLSTTVTLRLRPGANRHDTRADHLGTVVLNAVVRFDTTFEPDEPPLPGLRELPGNQMRILLDTLPIGATGRWGSDTGYRGTIAALTDIAVPTAGCGQLIGADELGQGIAVPLVGEGTRHLEVVGNLDLAQQVILRATALGAHAIVHTARPDAWHTMVTNLDAPHVISIAPRSAGASYHAPAAPPLPAAPYPSTTVVVFDGIAPTAHAGGATIVHVRTPDEPPAPIDADVTLLQDPLAPNRITVRTATASATVFMVTTPDEMHYIGESLAAR, encoded by the coding sequence GTGACGACGAGTGTGAACGAGACCAGGCCTGACGGGGCGACCGAGCAGGAGGACGGTGCGGCGGCAGAGCCCGGCCGCACGTCGACCTATGACACCCTGCGCGATCCCGAATTCTGGCTCTTCCGTGTCTATCCCTTGCGGGTGGTGGTGCCCATGGTGGTGCTGGCCGCGACGGCGGCCTGGGTCGTCCTCGCCACCAGCGAGAACCTGTGGGCCGCGCTCGGTACCGGCGTCGGAATCGCGCTGATCGGCCTGGTCCCGATCCGCGGCCGCACCCTGGCGGGCATGATCGGCGGCGCGCTGGCCCGGCGGCGCAGCGGTCTGCGGCCCGCGGACCAGCTCACCCAGGCGCCTGCCTTCGACGTGCCGTTCAGCGAGGGCGGCGGTTACGGCGTGCGCTGGGACGGCGAACTGCTGCTCACCATGCTGCGCATCGACCCGCCGCCGGACACGATGACGCTGCTGCGCCGCGGTTCGCTCAGCACCGACCAACTGCTGCCGCTCACCGAAATCGCCCGCTGCTTGGACCAATTCGACCTGACGCTGGCCAGCGTGGACATCGTGAGCACGGGGGCGCGCACGGCGGGCACCGGCATCATCTCGCACCTCTACGACCGCATTCTGGGTCCGCTGCCCGCGATCGCGCACCGCACCCTCTGGCTGGTGCTGCGGCTGGACCCGCTGGCCAACGCCGAGGCGGTGGACAAGCGCGGCGGAGGAGGTACGGGCGCGCTGCGCACCGCGATGATCGCCACCCGCCGGGTAGCCAACCGGCTCGCCGCGCACGACATCGCCACCTCGGTGCTCACCGCCACCGAGATGAACAGCGCGGTCCGGGAACTCACCCACGGCTTCGAGGTCGATCAGCTCACCGAATCGCCGAGATCGCTGGAGTACCAGGGCCGATACCTCACCCAGTATCAGATCGGCGCGGACATGATCGCCCCGTCCGGCCTCGCCGATATCTGGACGGTGCAGAGCCTGTCCACCACGGTGACCCTGCGGCTGCGCCCCGGCGCGAACCGGCACGACACGCGGGCCGACCACCTGGGCACCGTCGTGCTCAACGCCGTCGTCCGGTTCGACACCACCTTCGAACCCGACGAGCCGCCACTGCCCGGCCTGCGTGAGCTGCCGGGCAATCAGATGCGAATCCTGTTGGACACCTTGCCGATCGGCGCCACCGGCCGCTGGGGCTCCGATACCGGCTACCGCGGCACCATCGCCGCGCTCACCGATATCGCGGTACCGACGGCGGGCTGCGGGCAGTTGATCGGCGCCGACGAACTCGGCCAGGGCATCGCGGTGCCGCTGGTCGGCGAAGGCACCCGGCACCTGGAGGTCGTCGGCAATCTCGACCTGGCCCAGCAGGTGATCCTGCGCGCCACCGCGCTCGGCGCGCACGCCATCGTGCACACCGCACGGCCGGACGCGTGGCACACGATGGTGACCAATCTCGATGCGCCGCATGTCATCTCGATCGCGCCGCGCTCCGCGGGCGCCAGCTATCACGCGCCCGCCGCGCCACCGCTGCCCGCAGCGCCCTATCCGAGCACGACCGTGGTGGTCTTCGACGGCATCGCGCCCACCGCGCACGCGGGCGGTGCCACGATCGTGCACGTACGGACGCCGGACGAGCCGCCAGCACCGATCGACGCGGACGTCACGCTGCTCCAGGATCCGCTCGCGCCCAACCGGATCACCGTGCGCACCGCCACCGCGAGCGCGACCGTGTTCATGGTGACGACGCCGGACGAGATGCACTACATCGGCGAATCGCTGGCCGCGCGCTGA
- the eccB gene encoding type VII secretion protein EccB codes for MPAQLTTRAQVNGYRFLLRRLDHALVRRDVRMLHDPMRSQVRSLWVGLVLGILIIAGAAILGFLRPQGAIGDNLIVSGKQSGALYVVVQAEDGSKTLHPVLNLASARLITGSNAEPHGVKDSKLNDMPRGPMVGIPGAPGALPGSSQGSRSAWTLCETIALSQGGSAASATGGTTTIIAGKPELGDRIRTVGADQALLVKRSDKTYLVYDGKRAEIDPSNSVLVRALNLSAHRARPIGTGMLGATTEVPAITAPQIPQAGQPGPGPLSKVPVGGVISVSDVGDGKPGLYVVLAEGLQPVSPFTAQLIRFADSHGMSDIPTMPPDVLDRLPILHSLPVNDFPVEPPKILNAEDAPVTCVAWTKTPGTAPANRKVDAGDGPNERAAITLLAGVRVPIAESAKTVTLATADGTGDHVDAVYVPPGTGEFVQVTGMGPGSPRRGSLFYVADNGVRYGIPDMATAQVLGLGNTPRLAPWPIIGQMVPGATLSQKEALTARDQLPLEPPG; via the coding sequence GTGCCGGCACAGTTGACCACCCGAGCCCAGGTCAACGGGTATCGATTCCTGTTGCGCCGACTCGATCACGCGCTGGTGCGGCGCGACGTGCGGATGCTGCACGACCCCATGCGGTCCCAGGTGCGCTCGCTGTGGGTCGGTTTGGTGCTGGGCATCCTCATCATCGCCGGTGCGGCGATCCTGGGCTTCCTGCGCCCACAGGGCGCGATCGGCGACAACCTGATCGTCTCGGGCAAGCAGAGCGGCGCACTGTACGTCGTGGTGCAGGCCGAGGACGGCAGCAAGACGCTGCACCCGGTGCTCAACCTGGCCTCGGCCCGGTTGATCACGGGCAGCAACGCCGAGCCGCACGGCGTCAAGGACAGCAAGCTCAACGACATGCCGCGCGGCCCGATGGTCGGCATCCCCGGCGCACCGGGCGCGCTGCCCGGGTCCTCGCAGGGCTCGCGGTCGGCGTGGACGCTCTGCGAGACGATCGCGCTGTCGCAGGGCGGCAGCGCGGCCTCGGCGACCGGCGGCACCACGACGATCATCGCGGGCAAGCCGGAGCTCGGCGATCGGATCCGCACGGTCGGCGCGGACCAGGCGCTGCTGGTGAAGCGCAGCGACAAGACCTACCTGGTCTACGACGGCAAGCGGGCCGAGATCGACCCCAGCAACTCGGTGCTGGTGCGCGCGCTGAACCTGTCCGCGCACCGCGCCCGCCCGATCGGCACCGGAATGCTCGGCGCGACAACGGAAGTCCCCGCGATCACGGCGCCGCAGATCCCGCAGGCAGGGCAGCCCGGGCCGGGTCCGCTGTCGAAAGTTCCGGTGGGCGGCGTTATTTCGGTCAGTGACGTCGGCGACGGCAAGCCCGGCCTGTATGTGGTGCTCGCCGAGGGCCTGCAGCCGGTGAGCCCGTTCACCGCGCAGCTGATCCGGTTCGCCGACTCGCACGGGATGAGCGATATCCCGACCATGCCGCCGGACGTGCTGGACCGGCTGCCGATCCTGCATTCGTTGCCGGTCAACGACTTTCCGGTGGAGCCGCCGAAGATCCTGAACGCGGAGGACGCGCCGGTCACCTGCGTGGCGTGGACCAAGACGCCGGGCACGGCCCCGGCCAACCGCAAGGTGGACGCAGGCGACGGCCCGAACGAACGCGCGGCGATCACGCTGCTCGCCGGTGTCCGCGTGCCGATCGCGGAATCCGCCAAGACCGTCACGCTGGCCACCGCGGACGGGACCGGCGACCATGTGGACGCGGTGTACGTCCCGCCGGGCACCGGTGAATTCGTCCAGGTGACCGGTATGGGGCCGGGCAGCCCGCGCCGCGGCAGTCTGTTCTACGTCGCCGACAACGGTGTGCGCTACGGCATCCCCGATATGGCGACCGCGCAGGTGCTCGGGCTCGGGAATACGCCACGCCTCGCGCCGTGGCCGATCATCGGCCAGATGGTGCCGGGCGCGACCTTGTCCCAGAAGGAAGCGCTCACCGCCCGCGACCAGCTCCCCCTGGAACCGCCGGGGTAA